The Schistocerca americana isolate TAMUIC-IGC-003095 chromosome 5, iqSchAmer2.1, whole genome shotgun sequence genome includes a window with the following:
- the LOC124616235 gene encoding jerky protein homolog-like, translated as MKCRYRKIFIESLLSSDESTSVKQFWRSYSIKDAIFNVASAWSDLSVSNLKNGWNKLWPQPRGEESEEPECVTVDEMVNLCNNLQISTNLTSEEVSEWLECDKVDGGFQILSDDEIVASVSATKEEEAGADEDECSNHEEKQTISHSEAETILSKRLEWFESQEEANAMQALLLRKIQNIAAVKARTSKRQKKLTDYFQAR; from the coding sequence atgaagtgtcgttatagaaaaatatttatcgaaagtttgctctcatctgatgaatcaacatctgtaaaacagttttggaggtcttacagtattaaagatgccattttcaatgttgccagtgcatggagtgatttgtcagtgtcaaatctcaagaacggctggaataaactttggcctcaacctagaggtgaagaatcggaggaacctgagtgtgtgacagttgacgagatggtcaatttgtgcaataatttacaaatcagcacaaatttgacgtcagaagaagtatcagagtggttagagtgtgacaaagtggacgggggttttcaaattttgagtgatgaTGAAATTGTTGCCAGTGtaagtgccaccaaagaagaagaagcaggggctgatgaagacgagtgctcaaaccatgaagaaaaacaaaccattagcCATTCAGAGGCCGAAACAATACTGTCCAAGCGTTTagaatggtttgaaagtcaagaagaggctAATGCAATGCAGGCACTATTGCTCCGAAAAATACAAAATATTGCAGCGGTGAAAGCTCGaacatcaaaaaggcagaagaaattgactgactatttccaagctagataa